Proteins co-encoded in one Daphnia carinata strain CSIRO-1 chromosome 3, CSIRO_AGI_Dcar_HiC_V3, whole genome shotgun sequence genomic window:
- the LOC130704499 gene encoding uncharacterized protein LOC130704499 isoform X2 has product MGNKQSTLLWSWQRRKRSKIAQSLRTSHINQTSSWLPPIDNWNGSIQAGAGGGMSLPYGWEAATDREGKAYFINHLNKTTTYEDPRKDWGEEPPQPREVELSRHPELGFGFVAGSEKPVIVRFVTEGGPSVDKLLPGDQIWRINGEDVKHAPRDHVIQLVRSCKETVHLAVCQPPLDNSTRKSALLSAAKKAKLRNNPSRVRFAEGVVINGTTLPLSQSLSKEEPCAPLMPNVMKVYLENGQTKSFKYDSATTVSDVLNSLQQKLGFKSMDHFSLCVEHVKSIRKNKLTLLDPAESLAWIAARPGAHNLRCMLRIAFLPKDAYDLLRKDTGSFEYLFTQCCNDVVQERFAPELKYDIALRIAALHMYQHALTNKMQGKLTIKNIEREYGLERFVPTSLVEAMKRKELRKLLSHFFKVNQQLTAPGQKQLTILQAKLHYLKIIAELPSYGAKCFSTNFKSDSNVETVILVSPKFGVSQISGMRSSAPLTLCNVEDITSLNVRREDELIQYVEIRLKDPDKETLLLSLEERDAEEIILVLRGYHKLATDRVLPVHRERSRWTQDSAPPYHTRHTVLPSPWSFVEQPPASCGASEPEEKLVRYADLSVPPPYHPPPQGFQLPNNRYPCAGEHDEGAIGEREFDDPFDPTATYDSPRALRGVSLALCPQQNNKVDSNMNKPLPNNNVDAAGATAAMKNRMPVLTSVSSREMPAARRVSTLETAVPSHKLGFDMPSVVSMEILESQQQQTELLVQQLADCSEARNDAVIQRVSELKRLVEDAEQYLTGGGDRASRVSDVETSSLLSDMSQLSKTESDQSGSGAGAGYGRLRHSDSLLLLTQGQKQLSLPDNSTILLDAADHASSSDTDSVSTTPNQTPTHSPSQRPKSAEALKNGPPSRPPSMLKPSDSSFGLHSPDVIPNVAGHEEKDLEGLLRRLQDDLPLAEGSLIYLDPDIIDLTMIPPPITPEEDGLKMKFPATINEPPTPFADRDSLENELAAMKSTPSAAARGRPSPSDLGELQDLTDLAQWADVVSDSSCLNSSQERDFHDSEDKFSLSGVSTRSVSSLASSVRAGSTSSLSVQTLTESKRRWIADEKRKHLTANPDLDKFLSTVAVPLPPVGGTKSSSQAGSGDFSNDDLSAYIIPPPPANASNSSNNGLVILQKLYAAREGIFQVMREEPPSGVNSVQQSAKNFDEKDRVMVEMKVRFEQREPNHGVSPKIGEMQRLLTSSNNTTAVTETVTVTTASSNVASTKGTTPDLSPASSHSSGYGSLKSIADCSSNPPPELPARQPAGQFSPRKNGFTNFKMPALNPLNGALKAPGYGPNFRSTFIDDDDEDDETIPPPPPPPRNPIPRMIIAAAAAANARLSTPGKGSESATVPPPGLLTKSSSQGDLLGRISVKTPSSGRMSDTHRLRMEEMGSSGVAGVKGMSASTESISTVHKNGQSGTSSPSKLSMASSSDSIGSNASVATVKNAPSNFITGISVTSIKESDSTPPLPPRNSPTRVVIPKLPVTPQIESTTKSAIVNRVARPSVDSRSTPTTANVLPSQRPPALPSRLRKPPVTSSVTSPQKPTPPSVQMATTSTNGPSGTRTTVTKAAAPPPPPIKSTPSPSSPSHYAVPGVMKPLNESPAKHSEYQVPVVSRVTRTTMAPPPPSDSSRVSQPGAPLSTSSPKLGARTNASIGNNVISLNIRVEGKGTPGQDLPTWTNSSPNHRKSGNSGAVLPERDNGSLDSGSFEQDSLDGSTDFDLTTLISQSEQAVSRVISRLAVPPVAKAEQVHLQGEEDLSQMEAARDRLINESRQFVTASKMFVKSVTDSPQTMAVCLSQCVVLVERMGLAVEDVSQREQNRDLPPKVRDVARAFLHTLKAAAEASGQGVSDPSMGRLMGKATALAGVLTILMRSLRP; this is encoded by the exons TCACATCAATCAGACGTCGTCTTGGCTACCCCCAATCGACAATTGGAATGGCAGCATCCAGGCTGGAGCCGGCGGAGGGATGTCGCTGCCCTATGGCTGGGAGGCAGCTACCGACCGAGAGGGCAAAGCCTACTTCATCAA ccatTTGAACAAAACGACAACGTACGAGGATCCGCGCAAGGATTGGGGAGAAGAACCGCCTCAACCGCGCGAGGTCGAACTCTCTCGCCATCCAGAACTCGGTTTCGGTTTCGTGGCCGGCAGCGAAAAGCCGGTCATCGTCAG gTTCGTGACAGAAGGTGGTCCGAGTGTTGACAAATTGCTGCCGGGCGATCAAATTTGGAGGATCAACGGAGAAGACGTCAAACACGCGCCACGCGATCATGTCATTCAGTTGGTCCGCTCTTGCAAGGAAACGGTCCATCTTGCCGTTTGTCAACCGCCGTTGGATAAT TCGACACGCAAATCCGCTCTGCTCAGTGCCGCAAAGAAAGCCAAACTCAGAAATAATCCGTCTCGCGTTCGCTTTGCCGAAGGCGTGGTTATTAATGGCACCACGTTACCACTG AGCCAGTCGCTGAGCAAAGAAGAGCCGTGCGCTCCGCTGATGCCCAATGTCATGAAGGTCTACCTGGAGAACGGACAGACCAAGTCTTTCAAGTATGACTCGGCCACGACCGTCTCCGACGTCCTCAACTCGCTCCAGCAGAAACTCGGCTTCAAGTCGATGGATCACTTTTCCCTATGCGTCGAGCACGTCAAGAGCATACGCAAGAATAAACTGACGCTCCTCGATCCAGCCGAGTCGCTCGCATGG ATTGCTGCTCGACCTGGAGCCCATAATCTGCGCTGCATGTTGCGAATAGCGTTTCTGCCGAAGGACGCCTACGACTTACTTCGGAAAGATACCGGAAGTTTTGAATACCTCTTCACACAA TGCTGCAATGATGTGGTTCAGGAGAGGTTCGCTCCAGAGCTCAAGTACGATATCGCCTTGCGAATCGCGGCGCTTCACATGTACCAACACGCCTTGACGAACAAGATGCAGGGAAAGCTCACCATCAAAAACATTGA GCGCGAATACGGGCTGGAGCGCTTTGTACCCACATCGCTGGTCGAGGCGATGAAACGCAAAGAGCTGCGCAAATTGCTGTCGCACTTTTTCAAAGTCAATCAACAGCTGACGGCGCCTGGGCAGAAACAGTTGACAATCCTACAGGCCAAGCTGCACTACCTCAAAATCATTGCCGAACTGCCCAGCTATGGCGCAAAGTGTTTCTCCACCAACTTCAAG TCGGATTCAAACGTTGAAACTGTGATACTGGTTAGCCCGAAGTTTGGCGTTAGTCAAATATCTGGAATGCGGAGCAGTGCG CCTTTGACGCTGTGTAACGTCGAAGACATCACCTCTCTGAATGTGAGACGTGAGGACGAGTTAATACAGTACGTTGAAATCCGTTTGAAAGATCCTGATAAGGAG ACTTTGCTCTTAAGCCTGGAGGAACGTGACGCCGAAGAGATCATCCTCGTTTTGCGTGGGTATCATAAATTGGCCACTGATCGCGTCTTGCCCGTCCATAGAGAGAGAAGCCGATGGACCCAAGATTCCG cgCCACCGTATCACACGAGGCACACAGTACTTCCTTCTCCATGGAGCTTTGTTGAACAACCGCCTGCTTCATGCGGTGCATCCGAACCTGAAGAAAAACTAGTTCGTTACGCCGATTTGTCGGTACCACCTCCATATCACCCTCCACCGCAAGGCTTCCAG CTACCCAACAATCGCTACCCTTGCGCTGGTGAACACGACGAGGGAGCCATCGGTGAAAGAGAATTCGATGATCCATTCGATCCAACTGCGACTTACGATAGTCCACGCGCTCTTCGAGGCGTGTCGTTAGCCCTGTGTCCACAGCAAAATAATAAGGTTGACAGCAATATGAATAAGCCACTGCCCAACAACAATGTTGATGCTGCTGGAGCAACGGCTGCGATGAAGAACCGCATGCCAGTCTTGACATCGGTCTCGTCACGTGAGATGCCAGCTGCCCGTCGAGTTTCTACGCTGGAGACGGCAGTTCCCAGTCACAAACTAGGGTTTGACATGCCCAGCGTCGTATCGATGGAAATTTTAGAATCCCAGCAGCAACAGACGGAACTGCTTGTCCAGCAATTAGCTGACTGCTCGGAGGCTCGTAACGATGCAGTCATTCAACGTGTTTCAGAGCTTAAACGTTTGGTGGAAGACGCTGAACAGTACCTGACGGGCGGCGGGGATCGAGCGAGTCGAGTCTCTGACGTTGAGACTTCCAGCCTCTTGTCAGACATGTCACAGCTATCGAAAACTGAGTCGGATCAGTCAGGTAGCGGTGCCGGCGCTGGATACGGCCGGCTCCGTCACAGCGATTCGCTCCTGCTTTTAACACAGGGACAGAAACAACTATCATTGCCAGACAATTCAACGATCTTGTTGGATGCTGCGGATCACGCGTCCAGTAGCGACACGGATTCCGTCAGTACGACGCCCAATCAGACGCCAACTCACAGTCCGTCTCAGCGGCCCAAATCCGCTGAAGCCCTGAAAAACGGCCCGCCATCTAGGCCGCCTTCGATGCTCAAACCGAGCGATTCCAGCTTCGGTCTACACAGTCCGGACGTCATCCCGAACGTGGCCGGACACGAAGAGAAGGATCTAGAAGGTCTACTTCGTCGTCTACAGGACGACCTTCCATTAGCCGAAGGATCGCTCATCTACCTCGATCCGGATATCATCGATCTGACCATGATTCCGCCGCCCATCACTCCAGAAGAGGACGGACTGAAAATGAAGTTCCCAGCTACTATCAACGAACCACCGACACCTTTCGCCGATCGCGATTCGCTGGAGAACGAGCTGGCCGCCATGAAATCGACGCCGTCTGCAGCTGCTCGTGGCCGTCCTTCACCATCCGATCTTGGAGAATTACAAGATTTGACGGATTTGGCTCAATGGGCTGATGTCGTCTCTGATTCATCGTGTCTCAACAGCAGCCAGGAGAGAGACTTCCATGACTCGGAAGACAAATTTTCACTGAGCGGCGTCAGCACTCGCTCGGTTAGTTCGCTAGCCAGCTCAGTCCGTGCTGGATCCACGTCTAGCTTGTCAGTCCAGACGTTGACGGAGAGCAAGAGGCGATGGATAGCAGACGAGAAGCGAAAACATTTGACAGCCAATCCTGATTTGGACAAGTTCCTATCTACGGTAGCCGTACCTTTACCTCCAGTTGGCGGCACCAAATCTTCGTCTCAAGCTGGATCGGGTGATTTCAGCAACGACGACTTATCTGCGTACATCATTCCACCACCGCCGGCGAATGCCAGCAATTCGTCTAATAATGGACTCGTCATATTGCAGAAGCTCTACGCTGCACGTGAAGGCATTTTCCAGGTAATGAGAGAAGAGCCTCCTTCCGGTGTAAACAGCGTCCAGCAAAGCGCAAAGAACTTTGACGAAAAAGATCGAGTCATGGTGGAAATGAAAGTGCGCTTCGAACAGCGAGAGCCTAACCATGGAGTCTCGCCGAAAATAGGAGAGATGCAACGTTTACTGACATCCTCAAATAACACAACAGCCGTTACGGAAACCGTAACTGTGACAACGGCAAGTTCGAATGTTGCGTCTACCAAAGGCACAACGCCAGACCTTAGTCCGGCTTCTAGCCACTCGTCCGGTTACGGATCACTCAAGTCAATTGCTGACTGCTCTAGTAACCCACCACCTGAATTACCTGCCCGTCAGCCAGCAGGCCAGTTCAGTCCGCGAAAGAATGGATTCACCAATTTCAAAATGCCCGCGCTTAATCCGTTGAACGGTGCTCTTAAAGCACCAGGTTACGGACCCAATTTCAGGTCTACTTTTAtcgacgatgatgacgaagacgacgaAACCATCCCTCCCCCACCGCCGCCACCAAGAAATCCCATTCCAAGAATGATTATAGCCGCCGCTGCAGCTGCCAATGCTCGCCTTTCGACGCCCGGAAAAGGATCCGAAAGCGCAACTGTTCCGCCTCCGGGCCTCTTGACAAAATCTTCGTCTCAG GGTGACCTATTGGGACGTATTTCCGTAAAGACACCCTCATCCGGCCGGATGAGCGATACTCATCGCTTACGGATGGAAGAAATGGGCTCCAGCGGCGTTGCTGGAGTCAAGGGCATGTCAGCGTCTACGGAAAGCATCTCAACCGTGCACAAGAACGGACAAAGTGGCACTTCGTCGCCTTCCAAGTTGAGCATGGCGTCCAGCAGTGATTCTATCGGTTCCAACGCCAGCGTGGCGACCGTCAAAAATGCCCCAAGCAATTTTATTACTGGAATTTCAGTTACATCAATAAAGGAATCAGACAGCACACCTCCATTGCCTCCACGTAACAGCCCAACGCGAGTAGTGATTCCAAAGCTGCCTGTCACCCCCCAAATC gaatcaacaacaaaaagcgCAATCGTTAATCGAGTGGCTCGTCCCAGCGTAGATTCAAGATCCACACCCACTACGGCAAATGTTTTACCAAGTCAAAGACCCCCTGCTTTGCCATCCCGTCTTCGCAAGCCTCCGGTGACAAGCTCGGTAACCAGTCCACAGAAACCAACACCACCTTCGGTCCAGATGGCGACGACCAGCACTAACGGCCCATCCGGGACCCGTACGACGGTAACCAAAGCAGCAGCGCCACCTCCGCCCCCGATCAAATCGACACCAAGTCCTTCAAGTCCCAGTCATTACGCAGTACCCGGTGTCATGAAGCCGTTAAATGAAAGTCCAGCCAAACATTCGGAATATCAGGTTCCCGTTGTATCGCGTGTAACAAGAACAACGATGGCACCTCCACCTCCATCTGATAGCAGCCGCGTGAGCCAACCGGGAGCTCCATTAAGCACCAGTAGCCCGAAGCTGGGAGCGCGGACTAATGCTAGTATTGGAAACAATGTCATTAGTTTGAACATTCGAGTAGAGGGGAAAGGCACGCCTGGTCAGGATTTACCAACGTGGACGAATAGCAGCCCAAACCACCGCAAATCGGGAAATAGTGGTGCCGTGTTACCGGAGAGAGATAATGGATCACTGGATTCGGGAAGCTTTGAACAAGACTCTTTGGATGGCAGCACAGATTTCGACCTCACTACCCTCATCAGTCAGTCGGAACAGGCAGTCAGTCGCGTCATTTCACGGCTAGCCGTTCCTCCGGTAGCTAAGGCCGAACAAGTTCATTTGCAGGGAGAAGAAGACTTGAGTCAGATGGAAGCAGCCCGGGATAGATTAATTAACGAATCGCGTCAGTTTGTCACCGCTTCGAAAATGTTTGTCAAGAGTGTTACCGATTCACCTCAGACGATGGCCGTTTGTCTGTCCCAGTGCGTCGTACTCGTCGAGCGCATGGGTTTGGCCGTCGAGGATGTGTCCCAACGGGAGCAAAACCGCGATTTGCCTCCAAAAGTCCGTGACGTAGCCCGAGCCTTTCTACACACGCTCAAGGCAGCCGCCGAAGCGTCCGGACAGGGTGTTAGTGACCCGAGCATGGGCCGTCTTATGGGTAAGGCCACCGCTTTGGCCGGCGTCCTTACTATTCTGATGCGCTCCTTACGCCCGTGA